The genomic DNA CCACCATGGCCGAACGAGGACTCCTGACACGTCTGGCGGCCAGCAATCAGGGCTCGCTCGCGCCCCAGGCCAACACGCTGGGCGCCATCGCCGAACATCTCCGGGCCCTGCTCAACACCCGAAAGGGAGAGGCCGCCGCCGCTCCCAACTTCGGGATCATGGACTTCAACGACATCATCCATCTCTTCCCCGCGGCCATTCCGCGGATGCAGCAATCCATCCGCACCGCCATCCAGGAGTTCGAGCCGCGGCTGAGGAACGTCGTCGTTCAGCACATGCCGGACGAGAAGGAGCCCACCGTGCTGCGGTTCGACATCGTCGCGCAGCTCAACCTCAAGGAGGCTCGAGGCACCGTGCGCTTCCATACCGAGATGCATCCCGGCGGCCGCGTGAACCTTTGGTGAAGGGGCGAAGATGTTCAGCAAGTACTACCTGAGCGAACTCAGTTATCTCCGGGAGATGGGACGGGCGTTTGGCCTGGCCAACCCGAGCGTCGCCGGCCTGCTGGTGGAGCGCGGCGCGGATCCGGACGTGGAGCGGCTGTTGGAGGGCTTCGCCTTCCTCACCGCGCGCATCCGCGAGCGGGTGGAAGACGATGTCCCCGAGATGGTACAGGGACTGTCCGAGCTTCTGCTGCCTCACTACCTGCGCCCAGTCCCCGCCTGCTCCATCGTGGAGTTCACTCCCCAGATTCGCGCCTTGCGCGGCCGGTCCCGGATCGCGGCGGGCGCCGAAGTGGCCTCGCAGGCACTCGACGGCACCTCCTGCGTCTTCCGCACCACCAGTGACGTGGACCTGCTTCCGCTCACCCTGCAGGATGCCCTGCTGGACCGCTCGTCCGTATCATCCCCGGTGCTGCGGCTGTTCTTCCAGACGACGGCCCAGGGGCGCGAGGAGTTGCAGCGGCCTCAGGGCCTGCGCCTCTTCATTCACGGGGAATTGTCCTCGAGCACGCGCATCCTGCTGTGGCTGCTGCGCTACTGTCGCCAGGTGCGGGTACGCGGCGCTTCTGGTGGAGACGGTGTGGTGCTCCAGCCGCAGTGCATCCGGCCCGTGGGCTTCGATCGTGATTTCTCGCTGCTGCCCTGGCCTCGGGCTTTGGAGGGCTACCGTCTGCTCCAGGAGTACTTCACCCTTCCGGAGAAATTCCTCTTCTTCGAGGTCCGGAATCTGGAGGCGGCCGCCTCGGTCATGGACGAGCGCTTTGAAATCGCCTTCCACCTGGAGCGCCCTCCCCCCCTGGATGCACGCATCACCCGGGAGATGTTCCGCCTCCACTGCGTTCCGGTCATCAACCTCTTCCGAGCACCCGCGGCGCCCCTCTTCCACCATGCCCTGAGCCGCGAGCAGCTGGTTCGGGCCGCGGAGTTCCATCCCCAGCACGCGGAGGTGTACGCCTTGGACGCGGTGACGGGACTGACAGCGGGGCGTACCGAGCGCCGCACCTACCGGCCCTTCCATGAGTTCGAGCACACGGTGGGCGAAGACGCCGAGCCCGCCTTCTACCGCCTGCGGCGGATCCACTCCCCCGTCGATGATGGAATCGACACCTACCTCACCTTGGAGACTCCCCGGGACGTGGCGCCGTCCCTCGACACCGAGGAGGTGCTCTCCATCGATCTCACCTGTACCAACCGCTCGTTGCCAGCGCGGTTGCAGGTGGGGGACATCTGCCTGCCCACGTCGGCGTCGCCGACCAACGCGAAGTTCAAGAACATCTCCCCGGTGAGCCGGCCGGCACGCGCGCCCCTGGGAACGGAGCTGCATTGGCGATTGCTCTCGCATCTGGCCATCAACCAGCACTCCATCGCGGATGCCGCCGCGCTCCGCCGCCTGCTCGACCTCTATAACTTCCAGGCATTGGCGGACAACCTCGCGGCCCGCGCCAGCCGTCTGCGCATCAACGCCATCCGCACCGTGGAGCTCCGACCGCTCACCCGGTTCCTCGAGGGCTCTCCCCTGCGGGGCAACCGGACGCTGGTGGACCTCGACGAGACGAACTTCATGGGTGTGGGGGATGCCTTCCTGTTCGGATGCATCCTCGATGAGCTGCTGGCCTCCCACGTCACCCTCAACTCCTTCAACGAGCTGGCCATCCGGCTCCAGCCCTCGCAGACCGAGTTCTCATGGCTCCCGAGGAACGGCTCCCAGAAGCTCTTGTAGAGGCGGCCCGCGAGCTGGCCGAGCAAGCGCCCCGCCTGGGCTTCTTCCAGCTCGTGGCCTATCTGGAGCGCCTGACGGCGTCCGGGGCGGCGCGCGTCGGGAGCGTGGGCCCGGTGAACGAGGAGATGATTCGATTCCGGCATGATCCGTCCCTGGGCTTCTCGCCGGGAGACATCGGCTCGGTGACGCTGCGGCACGTTCCCGTGCGCGCGGAGGATCCCTTCTCGCGGCGTCCCCTGTTCGAGGTGGTGAGCCACTTCCTCGGGCTCACGGGCTCGGTGAGTCCGATGCCGATGTACATCGCCGAGGAGGTCGCCCAGGAGGATCCGGATCACGCCGTCCGCCGGGAGTTCCTGGATCTCTTCCATCACCGGCTGCTCTCCCTGCTCTATCGCATCGAGTCCAAGTATCGGGTCAGCAGCGAGTCCAATACGGATAACAACGACCAGTGGTCTCGACGGTTGCTGGCGCTCGCGGGCTTCGACACGTACGAGGGAGACAGGACGAGCAAGCTGCCCACCCGGAGGCTCTTGCGCATCGTTCCCTTGCTGGCTTCCCGTGCACGCACCGCCGAGAAATTGGAGGCGGCCTTGGAGGACGTGTTGGGCGAAGAGCTGGAGGGGGCGCGGGTGCGGGTGGAGCAGTTCGTGGGCCGATGGGTGGACATCGATGCCCGGCTGCAGCTCGGCCGCGGCAACCATATTCTCGGGAAGAATACCGTGCTGGGCGGCAAGGCCTACGATCGGACGGGGAAGATCAAGATCCACATCGAGCCCCTACCCACCACCGTGTACCGGCGGATGCTGCCCGGAGGAGACCTGCTGCCCCAAGC from Melittangium boletus DSM 14713 includes the following:
- the tssE gene encoding type VI secretion system baseplate subunit TssE, with protein sequence MAERGLLTRLAASNQGSLAPQANTLGAIAEHLRALLNTRKGEAAAAPNFGIMDFNDIIHLFPAAIPRMQQSIRTAIQEFEPRLRNVVVQHMPDEKEPTVLRFDIVAQLNLKEARGTVRFHTEMHPGGRVNLW
- the tssF gene encoding type VI secretion system baseplate subunit TssF translates to MFSKYYLSELSYLREMGRAFGLANPSVAGLLVERGADPDVERLLEGFAFLTARIRERVEDDVPEMVQGLSELLLPHYLRPVPACSIVEFTPQIRALRGRSRIAAGAEVASQALDGTSCVFRTTSDVDLLPLTLQDALLDRSSVSSPVLRLFFQTTAQGREELQRPQGLRLFIHGELSSSTRILLWLLRYCRQVRVRGASGGDGVVLQPQCIRPVGFDRDFSLLPWPRALEGYRLLQEYFTLPEKFLFFEVRNLEAAASVMDERFEIAFHLERPPPLDARITREMFRLHCVPVINLFRAPAAPLFHHALSREQLVRAAEFHPQHAEVYALDAVTGLTAGRTERRTYRPFHEFEHTVGEDAEPAFYRLRRIHSPVDDGIDTYLTLETPRDVAPSLDTEEVLSIDLTCTNRSLPARLQVGDICLPTSASPTNAKFKNISPVSRPARAPLGTELHWRLLSHLAINQHSIADAAALRRLLDLYNFQALADNLAARASRLRINAIRTVELRPLTRFLEGSPLRGNRTLVDLDETNFMGVGDAFLFGCILDELLASHVTLNSFNELAIRLQPSQTEFSWLPRNGSQKLL
- the tssG gene encoding type VI secretion system baseplate subunit TssG, which gives rise to MAPEERLPEALVEAARELAEQAPRLGFFQLVAYLERLTASGAARVGSVGPVNEEMIRFRHDPSLGFSPGDIGSVTLRHVPVRAEDPFSRRPLFEVVSHFLGLTGSVSPMPMYIAEEVAQEDPDHAVRREFLDLFHHRLLSLLYRIESKYRVSSESNTDNNDQWSRRLLALAGFDTYEGDRTSKLPTRRLLRIVPLLASRARTAEKLEAALEDVLGEELEGARVRVEQFVGRWVDIDARLQLGRGNHILGKNTVLGGKAYDRTGKIKIHIEPLPTTVYRRMLPGGDLLPQAREVVRLFLKDPIEYEFELGLTEGVTQTFTLSSTQSAQLGRDTWLGKGRQARLSIPGM